In a genomic window of Bos mutus isolate GX-2022 chromosome 6, NWIPB_WYAK_1.1, whole genome shotgun sequence:
- the BMP3 gene encoding bone morphogenetic protein 3, which translates to MAGARGLLHLWLSCLCVSLAQGQRLRQPFPELRVAVPADRAAGGGPESPLQPLDQVSEHMLRLYDRYSGGRTEEARTPGNSERGSPSLRPEPLREGNTVRSFRAGAAGMLENKELHIFNLTSLTKSENILSATLYFYIRELINISLSCPVSQECSHHAQGKHIQIDLSAWILKSSGNQSQLLGHLSVDGGKPHRDFVSWLSKDITQLLRKAKENEEFLIGFNITTKGHQLPKKMTPSPEPYILVYANDAAISEPESVVSSLQGHRNFPTGAVPKLDSQSRSAPSIEQRRRKRSTGVLLPLQNNELPGAEYQYKEDEVWEERKPYKTLQTQPPDKSKNKKKQRKGPQQKSQTLQFDEQTLKKARRKQWIEPRNCARRYLKVDFADIGWSEWIISPKSFDAYYCSGACQFPMPKSLKPSNHATIQSIVRAVGVVPGIPEPCCVPEKMSSLSILFFDENKNVVLKVYPNMTVESCACR; encoded by the exons ATGGCCGGGGCGCGCGGGCTGCTCCATCTGTGGCTGAGCTGCTTGTGTGTGAGCCTGGCGCAGGGACAGAGACTCAGACAGCCCTTCCCGGAGCTCCGCGTGGCTGTGCCGGCCGACCGCGCGGCAGGTGGCGGCCCCGAATCCCCGCTGCAGCCCCTCGACCAGGTGTCGGAGCACATGCTGCGGCTCTACGACAGGTACAGCGGCGGCCGAACGGAGGAGGCGCGGACGCCCGGGAACTCGGAGCGGGGCTCGCCGTCTTTGCGCCCCGAGCCGCTGCGCGAGGGCAACACGGTTCGCAGCTTTCGAGCCGGAGCCGCAG gaATGCTTGAAAACAAGGAACTGCATATTTTTAACCTGACTTCTCTAACTAAGTCAGAAAACATTTTATCTGCCACACTGTATTTCTATATCAGAGAGCTGATAAATATAAGCCTGAGTTGTCCTGTGTCCCAGGAATGCTCACATCATGCCCAGGGGAAACACATTCAGATTGACCTCTCTGCATGGATCCTCAAATCCAGTGGAAACCAAAGTCAACTCCTGGGTCATCTTTCGGTAGATGGAGGGAAACCTCATCGAGACTTTGTGTCCTGGCTGTCAAAAGACATCACCCAACTTTTGAGGAAAGCCAAGGAAAATGAGGAGTTTCTCATAGGATTTAACATTACTACCAAAGGACACCAGCTGCCAAAGAAGATGACACCCAGTCCTGAGCCTTATATCTTGGTGTATGCCAATGATGCTGCCATTTCTGAGCCGGAGAGTGTGGTGTCAAGCTTACAAGGACACCGGAATTTCCCCACTGGAGCTGTGCCCAAACTGGACAGCCAGAGTAGGTCTGCCCCTTCTATTGAACAGAGGAGAAGGAAGCGGTCTACGGGGGTCCTTCTGCCTCTGCAGAACAATGAGCTTCCTGGGGCAGAATATCAGTACAAGGAGGATGAAGTATGGGAGGAGAGGAAGCCTTACAAGACTCTTCAGACTCAGCCCCCTGATAAGAGtaagaacaaaaagaaacagaggaagggaCCTCAGCAGAAGAGTCAGACGCTCCAGTTTGATGAACAGACCCTGAAGAAGGCAAGAAGAAAGCAATGGATTGAACCCCGGAATTGTGCCAGACGGTACCTTAAAGTGGACTTCGCAGATATTGGCTGGAGCGAATGGATTATTTCCCCCAAGTCCTTCGATGCCTATTACTGCTCCGGAGCGTGCCAGTTCCCCATGCCAAAG TCTTTGAAGCCATCAAATCACGCTACCATCCAGAGTATAGTGAGAGCTGTGGGGGTCGTCCCTGGAATCCCCGAGCCTTGCTGTGTGCCAGAAAAGATGTCCTCACTCAGCATCTTATTCTTTGATGAAAACAAGAATGTGGTACTTAAAGTATATCCAAACATGACAGTAGAGTCTTGTGCTTGCAGATAA